In Archangium violaceum, the following are encoded in one genomic region:
- a CDS encoding serine/threonine protein kinase, whose translation MANQGPQGSAGLDYDRGRRIGKYEIVTRLSMGGMAELFLAFTAGPGGFRKFVALKQILPDVQKDDQFVKMFLDEARITASLAHANIGQVFDLGDQDGELYLAMEFLAGQNLEQVLVASSKQQRPLPLGFSARAVRDACLGLHYAHSYTDPSGKPRPVVHRDVSPKNIMVTFDGNVKVIDFGIAKAKGRLGRTQVGMVKGTTGYMSPEQVRGSEQLDGRSDLFCMGVILHEMLCGRRLFSGAHEAEVMMKIADAEVTSPSSINPRVPEALAQVVMRALAREPAERFASGREMARAIEAACGAELFHEEQLAAVMRQLFADKIQKTRELLESANEGDPPTGQFAAPVLPSRSANPTSPPRAAKPTSGQVTPAPKPALSSGPKPAQRRPTSTSTPTAAPAPQRTPPPRSGSFSRPQAAAPEPDEEEDDELAKTRPVRRQPVVRAPGGADASEDSEPRTLPARAPVPRPEAPREGSGWGGRIFLLLLLAAIGGAIYYPPTRALLTPLYAAALKELKGEELPNGPPPAEPLPVTAPPEAAEQPALAQQEPAPVQEPEPRPEPEPEAVAAAEPPSKSRADTRKTRNPATTAPKPGTEPKPAAGSKSKPVAEAKPAPEPPTDGEPVLLDTSTARGAAKAELGFLTLYTVPRSAVFEGDNRLGTTPLRKVPLPVATYRLRVVDPDGASRLLSAPIKPGEHTEMTVRVGDLPLWEEP comes from the coding sequence ATGGCCAACCAGGGGCCCCAAGGCAGCGCGGGTCTCGACTACGATCGCGGTCGCCGCATCGGTAAGTACGAGATCGTCACCCGTCTCTCCATGGGAGGGATGGCGGAGCTCTTTCTCGCCTTCACGGCGGGACCGGGCGGGTTCCGCAAATTCGTCGCGCTGAAGCAGATCCTCCCGGACGTCCAGAAGGACGACCAGTTCGTCAAGATGTTCCTGGACGAGGCGCGCATCACCGCCTCGCTCGCCCACGCCAACATCGGTCAGGTGTTCGACCTGGGAGATCAGGACGGCGAGCTGTACCTGGCCATGGAGTTCCTGGCCGGGCAGAACCTGGAGCAGGTCCTCGTCGCCTCCAGCAAGCAGCAGCGCCCGCTGCCCCTGGGCTTCTCGGCCCGCGCGGTGCGCGATGCGTGCCTCGGGCTGCACTACGCGCACAGCTACACCGACCCCTCGGGCAAGCCCCGGCCGGTGGTGCACCGCGACGTGTCCCCGAAGAACATCATGGTCACCTTCGACGGCAACGTGAAGGTGATCGACTTCGGCATCGCCAAGGCGAAGGGGCGGCTCGGCCGGACGCAGGTGGGCATGGTGAAGGGCACCACCGGCTACATGTCTCCCGAGCAGGTGCGGGGCTCCGAGCAGCTCGACGGCCGCAGCGATCTCTTCTGCATGGGCGTCATCCTGCACGAGATGCTGTGCGGGCGCCGGCTCTTCTCCGGAGCCCACGAGGCCGAGGTGATGATGAAGATCGCCGACGCGGAGGTGACCTCCCCGTCGAGCATCAACCCGCGCGTCCCCGAGGCGCTGGCCCAGGTGGTGATGCGCGCGCTGGCGCGTGAGCCGGCGGAGCGCTTCGCCTCGGGCCGGGAGATGGCCCGCGCCATCGAGGCCGCTTGCGGCGCGGAGCTCTTCCACGAGGAGCAGCTGGCCGCGGTGATGCGGCAGCTCTTCGCGGACAAGATCCAGAAGACGCGCGAGCTCCTGGAGAGCGCCAACGAGGGAGATCCTCCGACCGGGCAGTTCGCGGCGCCCGTCCTCCCCAGCCGTTCCGCCAATCCGACCAGCCCGCCGCGCGCCGCGAAGCCGACCTCGGGGCAGGTGACTCCGGCGCCGAAGCCCGCGCTGTCGTCCGGCCCCAAGCCCGCGCAGCGCCGGCCCACGTCCACGTCCACGCCCACCGCCGCGCCTGCTCCCCAGCGCACGCCGCCCCCCCGGTCGGGTTCGTTCTCCCGTCCCCAGGCCGCGGCTCCCGAGCCGGATGAGGAGGAGGATGACGAGCTCGCGAAGACCCGGCCCGTCCGCAGGCAGCCCGTGGTGCGCGCTCCGGGTGGCGCGGACGCCTCCGAGGATTCGGAGCCGCGCACCCTGCCTGCCCGGGCCCCCGTGCCGCGGCCGGAAGCGCCTCGCGAGGGGTCGGGTTGGGGAGGACGGATCTTCCTGCTGCTCCTGCTGGCGGCCATCGGCGGTGCCATCTACTACCCGCCGACGCGGGCCCTGCTGACGCCCCTCTACGCCGCCGCGCTGAAGGAGCTGAAGGGGGAGGAGTTGCCGAACGGGCCGCCCCCGGCGGAGCCCTTGCCGGTGACCGCTCCGCCCGAGGCCGCCGAGCAGCCCGCGCTGGCCCAGCAGGAGCCCGCTCCCGTCCAGGAGCCCGAGCCGCGACCCGAGCCGGAGCCGGAAGCCGTTGCCGCGGCCGAGCCCCCGTCGAAGTCCAGGGCCGACACCCGGAAGACGCGCAACCCGGCCACCACCGCTCCCAAGCCCGGGACGGAGCCGAAGCCGGCGGCCGGTTCGAAGTCGAAGCCCGTGGCCGAGGCGAAGCCCGCCCCAGAGCCACCGACCGACGGCGAGCCCGTGCTCCTCGACACGAGCACGGCTCGGGGCGCGGCGAAGGCGGAGCTCGGTTTCCTCACGCTCTACACCGTGCCTCGCTCCGCGGTGTTCGAGGGGGACAATCGGCTGGGCACCACCCCTCTGCGCAAGGTGCCGCTGCCGGTGGCCACCTACCGTCTGCGCGTGGTGGATCCGGACGGCGCCAGCCGCCTGCTGTCGGCCCCCATCAAGCCGGGTGAGCACACGGAGATGACCGTCCGTGTCGGCGATCTGCCCTTGTGGGAAGAACCCTGA
- a CDS encoding carbohydrate kinase family protein, whose amino-acid sequence MARQEGASPLDVVCVGESLVDFVPAEPGQRVRDVTAWKPCIGGSLANVSVGVARLGGRSGYVGVVGEDEFGHFLRERLAAEGVDVSHMRQTAEGRTGLVFVSIDARGERSFTYFRTRSAEFLLSERDVDPAFLEQARVVHCGTNSLKLPEARAAMLRTLEVARGAGRIVSCDPNLRLHAWEDPEVLRELLRHLLPGCTVVKLSEEEVAFATGRTDPEEALRYLAGQGVKLPVVTRGEAGAVFLWRDEVVRVPAPRARVVDTTGAGDGFTSAFLLGLSRRYADAPALARATREDLEALATFGCVVGSRVVEHVGAVAGLPFRDEVAPLLPPWLRTEAPFR is encoded by the coding sequence ATGGCCAGGCAGGAGGGGGCGTCGCCACTCGACGTGGTGTGCGTGGGCGAGTCCCTGGTGGACTTCGTCCCGGCGGAGCCCGGCCAGCGCGTGCGCGACGTGACGGCGTGGAAGCCCTGCATCGGGGGCTCCCTGGCCAACGTCTCGGTGGGCGTGGCGCGGCTGGGCGGACGCTCCGGGTATGTCGGCGTGGTGGGCGAGGACGAGTTCGGCCACTTCCTGCGCGAGCGCCTCGCCGCCGAGGGCGTGGACGTCAGCCATATGCGCCAGACGGCCGAGGGGCGGACGGGGCTCGTCTTCGTTTCGATCGACGCGCGGGGCGAGCGCAGCTTCACCTACTTCCGCACGCGCTCGGCCGAGTTCCTGCTGAGCGAGCGGGACGTGGATCCGGCCTTTCTCGAGCAGGCGAGGGTGGTGCACTGCGGCACGAACTCGCTGAAGCTGCCCGAGGCCCGGGCGGCCATGCTGCGCACCCTGGAGGTGGCGCGCGGGGCGGGGCGCATCGTGAGCTGCGATCCCAACCTCCGCCTCCACGCGTGGGAGGACCCGGAGGTGCTGCGCGAGCTGCTCCGGCACCTGCTGCCTGGGTGCACGGTGGTGAAGCTCTCCGAGGAGGAGGTGGCCTTCGCCACCGGACGGACGGACCCGGAGGAGGCGCTGCGGTACCTGGCGGGGCAGGGGGTGAAGCTGCCCGTGGTGACGCGGGGCGAGGCGGGCGCCGTCTTCCTCTGGCGGGACGAGGTGGTGCGGGTGCCGGCGCCCCGGGCGCGCGTGGTGGACACCACCGGGGCGGGGGATGGCTTCACGTCGGCCTTCCTGCTCGGACTGAGCCGGCGGTACGCGGATGCCCCGGCGCTGGCGCGGGCCACCCGCGAGGACCTGGAGGCCCTGGCCACGTTCGGGTGCGTCGTGGGCTCCCGGGTGGTGGAGCACGTCGGCGCGGTGGCGGGCCTGCCCTTCCGGGACGAGGTGGCCCCCCTGTTGCCTCCGTGGCTACGAACGGAAGCCCCTTTTCGCTGA
- the recO gene encoding DNA repair protein RecO yields MERFVDEALVLSTVDYGEADRLVTLLTREHGKLTAFAAGARKSKRRFAGALEPYMRLRVQLVETRGSTVRLDSADIVAGYYGARADLHLIARALYAVELCRELTRDHEPNAELFELLEDYLRKLDANEAGPTSLLAFELSALAHAGLMPRFDSCALCGGSPGERPRFDQAHGGAVCEACSGRARDAVAVPPQLLSGLRALQEGQRTPLPPELRARARGVLNVFISHHLGRRLKSVDFMAQVGLD; encoded by the coding sequence ATGGAGCGTTTCGTCGACGAGGCGCTGGTCCTCTCCACGGTGGACTACGGGGAAGCCGACCGGCTGGTCACGCTCCTCACGCGCGAACACGGCAAGCTGACGGCCTTCGCGGCCGGGGCCCGCAAGAGCAAGCGGCGCTTCGCCGGCGCGCTGGAGCCCTACATGCGGCTGCGCGTGCAGCTGGTGGAGACGCGCGGCTCCACGGTGCGCCTGGACTCGGCCGACATCGTGGCCGGCTACTACGGGGCCCGCGCGGATCTGCACCTCATCGCCCGTGCCCTCTACGCGGTGGAGCTGTGCCGCGAGCTGACGCGCGACCACGAGCCGAACGCCGAGCTCTTCGAACTGCTGGAAGACTACCTGCGCAAGCTGGACGCGAACGAGGCCGGCCCCACCTCGCTGCTGGCCTTCGAGCTGTCCGCGCTGGCCCACGCCGGGCTCATGCCGCGCTTCGACTCGTGCGCGCTGTGTGGCGGCTCGCCGGGCGAGCGGCCGCGCTTCGACCAGGCCCACGGCGGCGCGGTGTGCGAGGCCTGCTCGGGCCGGGCGCGTGACGCGGTGGCCGTTCCGCCCCAGCTGCTGTCCGGGCTCCGGGCGCTGCAGGAGGGCCAGCGCACGCCGCTGCCGCCGGAGCTGCGGGCCCGTGCGCGCGGCGTGCTCAACGTCTTCATCTCCCACCACCTCGGCCGCCGCCTCAAGAGCGTGGACTTCATGGCCCAGGTCGGTCTGGACTGA
- a CDS encoding helix-turn-helix domain-containing protein, with protein sequence MDHVEFGKYLSQQRELRGLSRDEVSQVTKISPSLIAALEEGQMERLPARVFVLNYIRAYATVIGLAPEEAVLRYEEVDKAAPEPSPVVLERERRRRAWIILCVVLGVLGVGAYVALVMTGKLPGPLPR encoded by the coding sequence GTGGACCACGTCGAATTCGGCAAATATCTGTCCCAGCAGCGTGAGCTGCGCGGCCTGTCCCGCGACGAGGTGTCGCAGGTGACGAAGATCTCCCCCAGCCTCATCGCGGCGCTGGAGGAGGGGCAGATGGAGCGTCTGCCCGCGCGCGTCTTCGTCCTCAACTACATCCGGGCCTACGCCACCGTCATCGGGCTGGCGCCGGAGGAGGCCGTGCTGCGCTACGAGGAGGTGGACAAGGCGGCCCCCGAGCCGAGTCCGGTGGTGCTCGAGCGCGAGCGGCGGCGCCGGGCGTGGATCATCCTCTGCGTGGTGCTGGGCGTGCTGGGCGTGGGGGCATACGTGGCCCTCGTCATGACCGGGAAGCTCCCCGGCCCCCTCCCGCGTTGA
- the tgl gene encoding social motility TPR repeat lipoprotein Tgl, which produces MFRRLSPAWLLALVLMGCKHVPSEKERQGAEIHYELGLQAQQLGNVQEAYKEMQKALSLDPDYPEAHNATAILLHLAFNRPEEAIQHYKKALELRPAFSEAKTNLANVYLSQSRYDEAIKLYEESLNDMLYPTPYIAQGNMGWALYKKGETERALQSIRAAVTTNPGFCLGYKNLGIIHEETGNVSEACRSFGRYREACPDVADAYLREGACQVKQGKVEEARQSFTFCEAKAKSQVLKDDCRRLLEAL; this is translated from the coding sequence ATGTTCCGCCGCCTCTCTCCCGCCTGGCTCCTCGCGCTCGTCCTGATGGGCTGCAAGCACGTCCCCTCCGAGAAGGAGCGGCAGGGCGCCGAGATCCACTACGAGCTCGGCCTGCAGGCCCAGCAGCTCGGGAACGTGCAGGAGGCCTACAAGGAGATGCAGAAGGCGCTCTCGTTGGATCCGGACTACCCGGAGGCGCACAACGCCACGGCCATCCTCCTGCACCTGGCCTTCAACCGGCCCGAGGAGGCCATCCAGCACTACAAGAAGGCGCTGGAGCTGCGCCCGGCCTTCTCCGAGGCCAAGACGAACCTGGCCAACGTCTACCTCTCCCAGTCGCGCTACGACGAGGCCATCAAGCTGTACGAGGAGTCCCTCAACGACATGCTCTATCCCACCCCCTACATCGCCCAGGGCAACATGGGGTGGGCGCTCTACAAGAAGGGCGAGACGGAGCGTGCGCTGCAGAGCATCCGGGCCGCGGTGACGACCAACCCCGGCTTCTGCCTGGGCTACAAGAACCTGGGAATCATCCACGAGGAGACGGGCAATGTTTCCGAGGCGTGTCGCTCGTTCGGGCGTTATCGTGAGGCCTGCCCGGACGTGGCGGACGCCTACCTGCGCGAGGGCGCCTGTCAGGTGAAGCAGGGGAAGGTGGAGGAGGCGCGGCAGAGCTTCACCTTCTGCGAGGCCAAGGCGAAGAGCCAGGTGCTCAAGGACGACTGCCGTCGACTCCTCGAGGCCCTGTAA
- a CDS encoding social motility and stimulation tgl protein, whose amino-acid sequence MFSIDERFRGLPANREQVLSLYQSINSPHLAIPGKPAGPAQAFVLGLRGSGGFAVFIYLYLSEAQDCAVYVPGRRAASQEDYQQDEAAALGFVESMGFMMDNANFRGLPAAHQDELLKTLPVFYKDPKLVPGASRSRAEEKRNASTNLGRLLSSF is encoded by the coding sequence GTGTTCTCCATCGACGAGAGGTTCCGAGGCCTGCCGGCCAACCGCGAGCAGGTCCTGTCGCTGTACCAGTCCATCAACTCGCCGCACCTGGCCATCCCCGGCAAGCCGGCGGGCCCGGCGCAGGCCTTCGTGCTGGGGCTGCGCGGCTCGGGTGGCTTCGCCGTCTTCATCTACCTGTACCTGTCCGAGGCCCAGGACTGCGCGGTGTACGTGCCCGGCCGGCGCGCCGCGAGCCAGGAGGACTACCAGCAGGACGAGGCCGCGGCGCTCGGCTTCGTGGAGTCCATGGGCTTCATGATGGACAACGCCAACTTCCGTGGCCTGCCCGCGGCGCACCAGGACGAGCTGCTGAAAACATTGCCCGTCTTCTACAAGGACCCCAAGCTGGTCCCGGGTGCCTCCAGGAGCCGCGCCGAGGAGAAGCGAAACGCCTCGACGAACCTGGGCCGGCTGCTGTCCTCCTTCTGA
- a CDS encoding lytic transglycosylase domain-containing protein has protein sequence MGSSSGPSGRRGEGLFRWLHALGSGCGKLPLVAGLALVLSARAVPLFAPPDVPLAVEPSRFEAASPDAALIDAVLTKRAPELGLTLRQQIVHAIAEESGQAGYDPLLILAIIDVESDFTEEAISDKGARGLMQIKPSTLHFLAEKQGLRLSREEVAADPALGVRLGIRYLRELNDRFGDLDLALMAYNAGPTRIWQAKKAGELDTFRRYPRAVRRDFRRFREGEGLGGDWALAQREGLEKSPEQKAAP, from the coding sequence ATGGGGTCCTCCTCCGGCCCGTCAGGGCGGCGCGGGGAGGGGTTGTTCCGCTGGCTGCACGCGCTCGGTTCCGGGTGTGGAAAGCTCCCCCTGGTAGCGGGTCTGGCCCTGGTGCTGTCCGCCCGGGCGGTGCCCCTGTTCGCCCCGCCCGACGTGCCGCTCGCGGTCGAGCCCTCGCGCTTCGAGGCGGCTTCCCCCGACGCGGCGCTGATCGACGCGGTGCTGACCAAGCGGGCCCCGGAGCTGGGTCTCACCCTCCGTCAGCAGATCGTCCACGCCATCGCCGAGGAGTCCGGCCAGGCGGGGTATGACCCGCTGCTGATCCTCGCCATCATCGACGTGGAGTCGGACTTCACCGAGGAGGCCATCTCCGACAAGGGCGCGCGCGGGCTGATGCAGATCAAGCCCAGCACGCTGCACTTCCTCGCCGAGAAGCAGGGGCTGCGCCTGTCTCGCGAGGAGGTGGCCGCGGATCCGGCGCTCGGAGTGCGTCTGGGCATCCGCTACCTGCGGGAGCTCAACGACCGCTTCGGCGACCTGGACCTGGCGCTCATGGCCTACAACGCCGGCCCCACCCGCATCTGGCAGGCCAAGAAGGCCGGTGAGCTGGACACCTTCCGCCGCTATCCCCGCGCCGTCCGCCGTGATTTCAGGCGCTTCCGGGAAGGGGAGGGGTTGGGCGGAGATTGGGCTCTGGCCCAGCGAGAGGGTCTGGAGAAGAGCCCCGAGCAGAAGGCGGCTCCCTGA
- a CDS encoding phasin family protein, whose amino-acid sequence MDKQETPQKHPLAETFERVWSQALLAVSTAEEEAARTVQRVAGLAGWSPEEMIRQARLLTERLAGQRKDLEHNVEEGVRRALVHFKIPRRDEMQDIEARLIRLAERIEALGQRK is encoded by the coding sequence ATGGACAAGCAGGAGACCCCGCAGAAGCATCCGCTGGCGGAGACGTTCGAGCGGGTGTGGAGCCAGGCCTTGCTGGCCGTGTCCACCGCCGAGGAGGAGGCCGCTCGCACCGTGCAGCGCGTGGCCGGGCTGGCCGGTTGGAGCCCCGAGGAGATGATCCGCCAGGCGCGGCTCCTCACGGAGCGGTTGGCGGGCCAGCGCAAGGACCTCGAGCACAACGTGGAAGAGGGTGTCCGGCGCGCCCTGGTGCACTTCAAGATTCCGCGGCGGGACGAGATGCAGGACATCGAGGCGCGGCTGATCCGACTGGCCGAACGCATCGAAGCGCTGGGGCAGCGCAAGTGA